CGCAGACTCCCGTACGGCAGGTACTCCATCACCAGCCGAAGGTTTCGCCGCCCTGCGAGAAAACAAGCACCTTCTCGTGACGTTTGCAGAGCAACAACAAACCCTTTCCTCAAGAGAAGAACACGAATATGGGCGAAACGAAAAGAAATTACAGCAGACATCCTGCTGGTAATTCTTTGGGGGGACGAAGGCAAAACTCTTTTTTTAGTTCATCGCTTAGCCACTATCCTGACCCCCGACCCCCGACCCTCTCTCACCTGCGCCATAGCACACGCCTTTGTACTTGACGATGTTCTCGTGCTGGAGTGACTTGAGGATCTCGATCTCGCGCTCGAAGTCTCGCAGGTGCTCCGTGGTGCTGTGCTGAAGCTTCTTGACCGCCACCACCTCGCCCGTGCTGTCCTGCAGAGGGTCATAGCGGCACATCTCCACGCTGCCGAAGTTCCCCTGCAGCACACGGCAACGCCGGTTAGGGCAACGACCAGGCCAGACCTCCCGGGCCCGGCCTGAGTCACAGCACTGGGGGGCGTTTTATCGTGAAGAACATCTATGATTCACAGGCGTGAGCCGAAGGAGATAAACAACCCGACGTGTTCTAAGCTTGTTTTCATAGCAACAGATCGACAAAGAAAAGAAGCCCCAAACATAAAGCTTGTTGTTACCTAGCAACAACTGAGCCAGGTGATGCAGTTTTGGTGGGCAAACCCTGTGGTGTCATCATGAACATCAGCATGATTAGAAAGCTTTTCAACCAATAAGACTGCGAGGCAGTTGTATAAACCCCATGTAAAATAAAATACTGTCAGAAGGGAACCTTCTATGGTACTTGTCATGACATCGTACAACACACGGTACCATGGACAATATAGCATCACAGCAGGTTCCTCTGAGGTTTCTCCTCCGGAAGAGGTCACAGGGCACTACCTTTCCTAGCTGCTGTAAGAAGATCAGGTGCCTCTCCTCAAACTGTACTGGCTCCTGGTCCTCAAAGGCTCCTGAAGCAAACGCCAGACCTCCACTTCTCCCGGGCACCAAGTCACTCTCCATCGTCATCATCTCATAGTCTGGGGAAACGTGGAAAGATTTCAGGAACCTGAACCGGAGTTGAACTGCATCAAGTTCACAACCCCCCAAACTGaaaacacatatatatataataaataggTTGTTTTCAGAGGGAGCGATGCCAAAACCACAATGTAACAGTAGCTATGCAAAGTTCCAGATAATGACAGGTTTAACGGCTctaacagggagagagagagctgttaaGCACAGGATACAACAGCTCCCCACAGCCAATCTGAAGTGTGCTTTGCCTTGGATCATCAAGACTAATGGGGATCAAACACAGCAAATCATCCCAATTCCTGACATTCACAGCATGACGGCATTATTAACCGAAACactggtggtgttgcatgttccTTCAGGCCAGGGAACCAGTTCTTACTGAGCACCGCCCCTCTCcactaaggtgtgtgtgtgtgtgtgtgtgtgtgtgtgtgtgtgtgtgtgtgtgtgtgtgtgtctcacccacCTGGACAGGAGAGACTGTTGAGGTCACGGATCACCGCTCTGAAGGACGACCTGAAGGCAGGCTCatagtccatgcagctgttgaTAAGGTTGGCCAGCTCGGTCCATTTGGGCATGGGTAGATGATGGCGGTCCTCAtagaacaggtgtttctgaaTGAATCAAAAGAGTTCAGAGCAATAAAGAAGCAGATCACGGGCGATATACAAGAGGCGCGAGCAGAGCGTGTTTGACTCCTCAGCATTGCCCTACTTATTATTCCCGCCTCTGTTGTCCAACCAGCTGCCTCGACCGAGAGAAAACCCTCCTCATGGTTATTAATGCATTTGCTTGGCAATCGTTAAACAGGAAAGCATAAACATGTAGGAGTGCTAGGccaggaaagagggagggagaggaaggagagcgacactctctcacacacgcacacacccacacactccacctttgAGCTGTCCATGTTGGCAAGAGGCTTCTCCCCTCCGCTGCAGATCTCCCAGAGCGTTGTCCCGAAGCTCCACTTGTCCGTAGCGGGGCTGAGATTCTTGGGGTCCACGATGCACTCAGGGGGCACCCATGGGATTCGCTCCACCAGAACTAAAAAGGGAAAGGGTGGGGCTGAGATCGCACCTCCGGGTATTGCGGACAGTCGTGGACACTCCAACCATAGATTCATTCATCTACTGGTATTCATCAACCAGGAGAGGTCAGGAGGTATGGAGAGGTCAGGAGGTATGGAGAGGTCAGGAGGTATGGAGAGGTCATGGTAAGGGtcgctctcactcactctctctgggCAGCACTGTGATGCTGATGCCTGGGTCACTGAGCTTGATGAAGGGCAGGTTGCCCGTTTTTCGATCCTCCTCACGGATCAGCAGGATGTTTTTTGCGCACACGTTCCCGTGGGCCAGGTTTTTCTCCTCCTGCGGACggaaaggggggaggggtgtcaaTATCAGACTTCTGCTTTCAACGACTGGTTAACACGCCGCGGTGTAGTTGACGCTTACGAGGAAGTGCATGGCCCACGCCAGTTGTTTGGCCACCTCCAGCTTCCACAAGATGTTGACCGAGTTCTTGTTCTTCTTCAAGTAGGTGTCCAAGGAGCCGAACTTCACGTGCTCCTGCACCATGATGTCTGCAATGACACGTTAAGCGGGGTAAAGTGGTTGGACCGGCATGCCCCAAGGCGGCGGTCGAGCCGGTCAGAGGTCATGCAGAGGGCGTGGGATTTATCGAGGCGTGATGCCACACTTACTCtcctcactgcacacacagatGCCGTAGGTGAGCACCAGGTGCTTGTGGGAGAGCTGGCTCATCATACTGGCTGCCTCGAAGAAGGACTGCCAAacgaagaaaagagagaaggaacGATAAACACAGCTCCTTAGAAAACCCATGGTGCACCTGCCATTGGTCAATCTGATCACATTCGGTGTCTTAATAGAAACATTAAAAACATCACCTCACCAGGACACACTGCCTCGTACTCACCTCTGAATAGTTCCTGTGTGCTTTGTCCAGGACTTTAATGATAACATCTGTCTTGTGCATTTCTCCGTAGTCTCCCAGCTCTTTACGAATCCCCCGAAAAATCTTGGTAAACGTACCCTGGCCTTGGTTCTCCCCCTGAGACAGTAAGGTTAGGAACCCAGATATGATCATACAAGATGTGGAGAGTAAAATCACTTTATCAGTTTTTATATCTAAAGAGAAACTCACCACATGACACACATTGCAGTAAGACACTGTCAAACCTTTCTGCTAGAATCAGGTTTGTTCTAGAACTGAATGCTAGAATCAGGTTTGTTCTAGAACTGATTGGTAGAATCAGGTTTGTTCTAGAACTGATTGGTAGAATCAGGTTTGTTCTAGAACTGATTGGTAGAATCAGGTTTGTTCTAGAACTGATTGGTAGAATCAGGTTTGTTCTAGAACTGATTGGTAGAATTAGGTTTGCACTTGCACTTTTACAGATGATTACACAGAAGGGGAGATAAGGACAGTGTGAGACAGAATGCTTACAAACTCTAGGTCTTCCTTCCTGATTTTGTGGAAAACCATCTGACTAATGTTCTGCCTGTGCAGGGTGGGCGAAAGGAGAACCTCGCAGTCCTTATTACTCCGACAAACCAGCAGACTCGACTTTTCTGCAACAAACAAAGGCAACATCAAAAAATGACCTAGAATCTTCTGTGCTGATTGAAAACACAGACTACTCAACTGGTACTTTTGTTGCAGTACTAACCCTTGGCCTTGGGAGGGCAGCATTTGCTGAACTGAAAAGTGATGCCATCTGATCGAACCGTCTCTTTCTGGTAGCAAGCAAGCAGCTCCCGCATGCTTCTGAAGGTCCTCTTAGTCCCACTCAGGACATAGTCGCCAGTGTCTGATCTATTTATCAGACAGTGCTTGTATTCCACCTGATCGTACATCTGAAAGAAAGGGTTGGCGTCGAAGAGGTGTGAATCAGGCAAGCGTGACACCTACAAGTTCCATGAGATGGGCCGGGGAACGTACCCCGACGGCAAAAGTCAGGAAGTATTTGTTGTAGTCTTTGGGGCTGCAACGCAAGACGTAAAGACCCCGCTGGTTTCCAGCCCTGCGCAACTTACTGATGGCAAACTCCAttctacacaaacacagaaatagTCACTACATTGCATTTGTTATTTAAAACCCATCAACCAAAGAAACATATATCTGATTTTCATCTATTTAATGATCTATGCCGCTTAATCTCTGGTTAGCTAGCATTTGCAATACCCACAACTGAGGCTTTTCATACGAATTGGATGGTCAAAGGACAGTTGGTCTTTGCACTCAGGTTCGTTGGCTGGGGTTTAAGGCTTACGATATCGGCCCGTGGCAGAAGTTCTCGATGGCCTCCAGGAGCCGAGGGGGCACCACGTCTTTGCAGAGGTAATGGTGGGCGTCGGCAGTCAGCCTGTAGTAGCCGTCAATCAGGGAGACGAAGGACAGGGCCTCGGCCTGGGAGGAGAACTCCACCTCCTGTCACAGAACCACACGGCACACGCACGTCCTTCAGCGAAAGCATTTACGCAAACCAGAAGCTAGAAGCATTATGATGGCAAGAAAGAGTTCGAATTATACCCCAATGACCAGTTGAATCAACAGCAGCAAAATAGGGCATACTATCAATATAGGGTGTACTATGAATATATGGGGTGTACTATTAATATAGGGTGTACCATCAGTATAGGGCGTACTATCAAAATAGGGCGTACTATCAATATAGGGTGTACTATCAGTATAGGGCGTACTATCAAAATAGGGCGTACTATCAAAATAGGGCGTACTATCAATATAGGGTGTACTATCAGTATAGGGCGTACTATCATTACGCTCCATTACGCCCCCACTTCTTGTTCCACTGCTCAAATTCCAGCCCATGCTGGTTCGACATTTCGCTCCCAACGAACACGCCAAGCTAAATCATAACCATGAATGAAGGCCATTGGACATTAGCCAGATCCCAAGTGATTACTGGCAGCAGGATCCCGTGCTTTCATACAAGCATTGGCCTTTTTGGGGTGATCTGGGGTGACGGGCCTACCAGAGTTTTGCCGTCCTGGGTGTTGATGGAGACGACCCGGCTCTTGTTGGCTGCCTCTTTGCTTGCTTGTCTGATGCTGATGTCGATGATGTTTGGGAAATCACAATACGTCTGCAGGTCCTGTGAGGAACGCAAACACCATGAACAGGGAACAGCAAAGACACTGCTGTGGCCTGCATTGTGACCGCAACTGATCCGGGCCACGGGGGCCCGAGTCTGGTCCGGCAGGGCCAGAGTCCAGGCCGATTTGGTGATTTCCCCGCTTACGTTGACTGAACTTGGTATTTTTAACCGATAAGTCAAATCAGTTGTGTTTGAGCAGACAAATCACCAAACAGTTGGTGGACTCTGGCCCCTCCAGGACCAAAGTTGCCCCACCAACACATCCTGGACCGCTCGTCTCAAAACATCAGAGACACGCAATTAATTAATTTCACTGGACCATTTGCTCAGTTGATCCTTATATGAACTTAGCAAAGAGCAGAGCTTGGCTATAATAGTTAAGTAACTCAATGTTAAACCCAAAGGTCACGCAGTGAATAAAGAAAGGAAGCAGATACTATTACTGCAGGTCAGAAAGTGTTTCCATTTATGCTCAGCAACTCTGAGACAAGGAAACTGTGAGGTACTGTCATCCGAGTCTGTGTGGCTTTGTAGCCCAGTAGACCATCATTACCCCTGACATCTGGAGGCAGCATTGCTCTTGCTGTGGTAATTGTGAGGTCAGCGACAAATTTAGTCTCTCTTTCCAGCCGACTTATCACCTGGACACCCAGCAATGCTGTGAACACGATATGAGGAAGGGGAAGTGTGTCCTGATCACCGGCCAGTCACTTTCTTATAGGTGAGGGGTTCCCAGTGCAGTCCTTGCGCTATGGGGCAGAACTTATCTGACTTATCTGATTACCCATGGTGCTATTGTGAGGAACCAGAGCCCAATGAAGACCCGATCTGCCCACGGTTACGCAAGGTCTCAACTCAGAACCTCCACCATCCACTCCAAGGCACTGTGAGGAGTTGCGGCCACCTGTGCAGCTTCCGACGGGCAGGCTGCGAAATGGGCCTCACCTCTGGTTGAGCTTCCTTTTGCCTCTCGCGGCACCACTGGATGCCCTGGTCGGCGGACACGACGATGGTTACTTGGCCGGCCGAGGCCTCCTTGACCTGGAAGCGCTCGGTGTAGAAGCCTGGGTCCAGGGACTCGAGGTTGATCAGGTACTTGAGCTTGAGGTCGCGCGCCGTGGCCCGGCACTGGCTGAACTGCTGCACCACCTTCCGGAAGCGGTAGCGGATCCGCTTCCGGGTCACAAAGTGATAGTCCTGAATCTGCATGCGCATGTCTTTGGGCAGGAAGGACTTATAACTGCAGGGGGAGAGGAAGCGTGGTGAGATCAGCGCTGAGGGGGATGACAAAGAGCTAAGATGTTAATAACTCTAAAACCGCAAAAATACGTGCAGGGACGCAAAGGAAGGGCTCAGCCAACAGTCAAACAGGATGTAAGCACTGAAATTAGGTCAGACCCAACTGGGGTTGTACAGTAGCGCTAGAAGGAGGCTGCAAGATAACTGCGCCCACCAAATGCTGAATGATTGAACAGGCTCTCAATAATTCATACCTTATGTCGTTGTAAATATCGAGTGGTGAACACTGTTTCTCCTTGGCGATCCTCATCATATCTAGGACGGCCATGCCGAGGCACTCTTCTTGGGTTTCATGACTGGTAGACAGCTTCACCCAGCCGCTCACAAAGTCGCTCCGCCACTGCGGAGGAAGTCGACGTGAAGGAAGAACAAAGGCTCGTTAAGAAGTGGCTGTCAAACCGGTGCAAACATGGCAATTAGTGTTtgcgggggggggagggaggataTGGTGTTGGTGTCGCGGGTGCCTGTGTGGTGGGCTGAATGACCCACCAAGGTTAACTATGCCTGGCAGGCTGTGCAATAATGTGGCAAGTTAGCGGCAGCCCTGCAGGAGCACGTAAAATGACCCCACAGGCACGCTAACCTCGCTCACCAGAGTTCTGGGTTTCAGTTCCAGCTTGGCAAGGCCCCAAACGCCAGTTATATATAATCCGTGGACAAAGCCGGCGTCCTGATACTGGTGTGCTATGCAGAGGTGTTTAAAGGCTGATTTGCAGAAAACAGAACAAAGGTCATGCACCTCTGGTCATATCTTTCTCGACAGATCGACCACCACTTGCTCTCTGCAAGAGGCCGAAACGAAGAAGAAAACAAGCTTTAGAAAAGTGGCAATTTTGTCGACTAAGCTAACGTGGTTCGTGTCGGCGTGCGAAGCCACTAGATTCGACTGCTGCCTTCCCGCATCACACAGGTGAGGAGAACGCGCTGACGGCATCGCAACGGCCAACACCTCAGAGTTTGGCTCCTTTGAGCGGAGTGACTGACTGGCTTCGGCCCAAGACACGAATATGCTCAATATGGGCGGTTCAAACGGAGTTCAGCTCCTGGAAGACTGCAGTTTAATTCCagccctccctctccccaggcAAAATCTTGAGGCTACTCTCCCACTTCAGACCTCCTAAATGGCTAAGGAGGCGTTTCACAATCCGCCATTTTGTACGATTCCCTTTTCTAAAGTTACCAGCTCCTCAGAATCCTTTTGATATTCTTACCAGTCAAGGGCAATCACAGAGGGCCTGTAACAACTTAATTAACGTAtgttcattataaaaaaaaaataatagccattaCGCTGACAGAAATGACAGTTAACGTGCAGATCACAAGGGTATCAGGAATGTTGCAGAAGCAGCTTTTTCACAAGACAATAAGCTACAAAAGAACATGAAGTGACAAAGTGCGGATAAACGTCGAAGTGATGATCCTGTCATAATTGCAGAGTAAACAGAGAGCATAGCTCATCATGCTGAACTTTAAATATGAGTATAAATAGGCTCTTTGACAGCACTCCAGAACTCTCCATACTATCCCATTACAAGACAGCGGGACCCTACAGAATCCTGTCTAGAGTCATGGATATCTTGCACACTGATCAAGATATGTGAGATTTCGCATTCATTTCCTTAGGGATCGCAGCTATTTTCGCAAATGCATACATCTAACAAACCTGGTCATGTAATGGTTAAGTATCACCCTAGCTGACTTATAGTAAACAGCACACACCAAAATATTGGCAGACGACAAAACAGGCACTGCAGGCAGATTAGAACCTCTCGGAGGAGTCAGCCAGCATGGGTTTCCTTTATTTACCTTCTGTTTTGTAAATAAAGGCCAACGTGTATGTAGATTTACTCTGCACAAATTCATTTTGATCCAGTCCTCACCACAAGGAAAGCTCTCTTTGGTTCATATGCAAAACGCCCAACGAACAACAATACTGAAACAAGTGTTAAATCCACAAAAACATACAGCCGTTATTAACTGGGTTGCCTTTCCCAACTTGTACACCGCATGCTGAAAGATGTGCTTTCATTATTAAGAACCAAGCCATCCACAACCATCCACACTAACCTGGATTAAAGAAAATGGTTTATGATTTATAAAAACCCACTTCTGGCTAACAATTTAGATGCATTTCCATTCCAAAGTAACGATTCTTACACCTTTTACAGTTTAGTGGCACAGGATCTAGGAGAGGGCCCTGCTGTCCTGTTGAACAGTAAGAGGACTTTTACCCTTACTGTCTGCTGTGCCCGATCTGAACACAATCCTGGCACATGGCGCCTGAGGTTGAAACCTCAATCCTGGCTTTTCAGTGAGTCACTGCCATGACTCAAAATGCAAACTCATGCTGATGGGGTCTAATAAGTCCCAACCTCAGTCCCAGGCATGAGAACGGGTCTGCCACATGGACCAATGTCCCTGTCCGGAAAGGTCCACAGCTGCGATTCAAATCTCAGAACAGGCTGCACGTGACTGTCTCACCTGGGCAAAAAGGTAAGCCATGACGTGGTCGTCCAGAACAGGGCTCTCGGATCCCTTAGTAACGCCACATCTGTATGCTCGAGAGGCTGAACAGCTGTACCACCCAGGAAAATAGTACCTGTGCGAAGGATACGGGAGCAAACACGACACATAACCATCACCATCGGCAGTAGGATGAAGGGAGTTGGGAAATGGTGAAAGCAAACCAGATTTCAGTTTATGTGGGCACTATTGGCACCAAATAATTGTGGTTGATTTTCCACAAATATTGGCCactaaagaaatgtaaaaaaggTAATTAACCAAATTAGAATGGCAAAAAATGATAAATATGCACAGGAGACAGATTCCCGCACCCCAAAAAAAGTGCTCGATTTATTTCCATAACATGATGCCATATATCATGTTGGGCGTTATGTTTTATAAACAAATTAAGCATGTTTTTGGGTAAGTACAGTGAGTAGACTTTCACTTCAAAAGTGCTCGGAGTACCTAATTCTGAAGATCAGGCTCTCTTTGGTGGACTCGTCCAGACTGAGGGTGTGACTGGGAGGCAACCACACTCGGTCACTTTCTCGATAAAGGCAGAAGAGGCTGAGGTAGGCCGGTGTCACCCCTGCAGGGGCAGAAAGTAGAACAGAAGAAGTGAAGGGCAGAAGCGCCTCACTTTCATTAGCAGACAGACATTCAAGCTCAAGGAGCTCAACATTGTTATTCGTCACATGCTCCCACAGCTCTTTACAACAGCTTTGTTGTCtgcagtctcattaattttaattttttatgagcaggaaatatacatatttacacactccccacagtgtgtgtgtgtgtgtgtatatttttgCATTCCGAGCATATGTTCATATGGTACCACAGCCTGTATGACACTGTTAAGgaactgaataaataaataaatagaaatgACTGTAAATAGCAAACCTATCCTTAAACGAACCCAAACACCAATCATTGGTGCCTTACCCTCTTAATGAATTCCCAGTTGGTGAGTTATATGTTTATGTTGGAGATCAGTAAATAGAGGTAGACTGATGCGTCTCTCCCATGATTCTCATTCAAACGCTGTCTCAGTGCCACTGCCTTTTAAGCCAGTCTACAGCCAGATGTTAGACTGGTTGCTTCCCGCCTATCTTACTGCTTGGAACTGCTGATGTTTTTAATTGGTTAGGAATCCCATCAATCTGTTGCAAGGACAAAAA
The genomic region above belongs to Brachyhypopomus gauderio isolate BG-103 chromosome 3, BGAUD_0.2, whole genome shotgun sequence and contains:
- the jak2b gene encoding tyrosine-protein kinase JAK2 — translated: MDMELAACPTPHQNGDVHRQERVSEPATSALKVHLYHSSSGEEDGSSLCYPPGEYIAEQLAIEAARQCGVTPAYLSLFCLYRESDRVWLPPSHTLSLDESTKESLIFRIRYYFPGWYSCSASRAYRCGVTKGSESPVLDDHVMAYLFAQWRSDFVSGWVKLSTSHETQEECLGMAVLDMMRIAKEKQCSPLDIYNDISYKSFLPKDMRMQIQDYHFVTRKRIRYRFRKVVQQFSQCRATARDLKLKYLINLESLDPGFYTERFQVKEASAGQVTIVVSADQGIQWCRERQKEAQPEDLQTYCDFPNIIDISIRQASKEAANKSRVVSINTQDGKTLEVEFSSQAEALSFVSLIDGYYRLTADAHHYLCKDVVPPRLLEAIENFCHGPISMEFAISKLRRAGNQRGLYVLRCSPKDYNKYFLTFAVGMYDQVEYKHCLINRSDTGDYVLSGTKRTFRSMRELLACYQKETVRSDGITFQFSKCCPPKAKEKSSLLVCRSNKDCEVLLSPTLHRQNISQMVFHKIRKEDLEFGENQGQGTFTKIFRGIRKELGDYGEMHKTDVIIKVLDKAHRNYSESFFEAASMMSQLSHKHLVLTYGICVCSEENIMVQEHVKFGSLDTYLKKNKNSVNILWKLEVAKQLAWAMHFLEEKNLAHGNVCAKNILLIREEDRKTGNLPFIKLSDPGISITVLPREILVERIPWVPPECIVDPKNLSPATDKWSFGTTLWEICSGGEKPLANMDSSKKHLFYEDRHHLPMPKWTELANLINSCMDYEPAFRSSFRAVIRDLNSLSCPDYEMMTMESDLVPGRSGGLAFASGAFEDQEPVQFEERHLIFLQQLGKGNFGSVEMCRYDPLQDSTGEVVAVKKLQHSTTEHLRDFEREIEILKSLQHENIVKYKGVCYGAGRRNLRLVMEYLPYGSLRDYLSKNRDRIDNKKLVHYASQICKGMEYLANRRYIHRDLATRNILVESEFRVKIGDFGLTKVLPQDKEYYKVKEPGESPIFWYAPESLTESKFSVASDVWSFGVVLYELFTHSEKLCSPPTIFMSMMGGDKQGQTIVYHLIELLKRGNRLPQPVGCPSEMYEVMQECWDNDPSFRPAFKELALRVDLFRDSSDSDRYAQVPPF